In the Paenibacillus sp. FSL H7-0357 genome, one interval contains:
- a CDS encoding class I SAM-dependent methyltransferase has product MSQHYYSQQPEARHDRRTLSTVLRGKTLRFTSDAGVFSKGDIDHGSRVLIEAMDIPDGSAVLDVGCGYGPIGISAAFLTPGGHVTMIDINSRAVELARENAQHNGIRNVTVMESDVLSAVKGQKYDVILTNPPIRAGKAVVHRIFEEAYEHLNEGGSLWIVIQKKQGAPSAAAKLESLFPVVEEVGKDKGYRIIRAQKNS; this is encoded by the coding sequence ATGTCGCAGCATTATTACTCGCAGCAGCCGGAAGCGCGTCATGACAGACGTACCCTAAGCACGGTTCTGAGAGGGAAAACCCTGCGGTTTACCAGCGACGCCGGTGTTTTTTCCAAAGGAGATATCGACCATGGCAGCCGTGTTCTAATTGAGGCTATGGACATTCCAGATGGATCTGCAGTGCTTGACGTAGGCTGCGGGTACGGACCGATTGGCATTAGTGCAGCGTTTCTGACCCCGGGCGGCCATGTTACGATGATTGATATTAACAGCCGTGCGGTCGAACTGGCTCGCGAGAATGCCCAGCATAATGGAATCCGCAATGTTACGGTTATGGAAAGCGATGTGTTGTCTGCAGTAAAGGGACAAAAGTATGATGTCATACTTACGAATCCTCCTATACGTGCCGGCAAAGCGGTAGTGCATCGTATTTTTGAAGAGGCGTATGAGCATTTGAATGAGGGTGGAAGTCTGTGGATTGTAATCCAGAAGAAACAGGGGGCACCTTCAGCGGCAGCCAAACTCGAAAGCTTGTTTCCGGTTGTGGAAGAAGTGGGGAAAGACAAAGGCTATCGTATTATCAGGGCGCAAAAAAATAGTTGA
- the rplL gene encoding 50S ribosomal protein L7/L12 — protein MSKETILEEIKGMSVLELNDLVKAIEEEFGVTAAAPVAAGGAVAAVAEEQSEFDVILTGAGASKINVIKIVREITGLGLKEAKDLVDNAPKPIKEKVSKEEADATKAKLEEAGAAVEVK, from the coding sequence ATGAGCAAAGAAACAATTTTGGAAGAAATTAAAGGCATGAGCGTATTGGAACTGAACGACCTGGTTAAAGCAATCGAAGAAGAATTCGGCGTAACTGCAGCAGCTCCAGTAGCAGCTGGCGGCGCAGTAGCAGCAGTAGCAGAAGAACAATCCGAGTTTGACGTAATTTTGACAGGCGCTGGCGCTTCCAAAATCAACGTTATCAAAATCGTTCGCGAAATCACAGGCCTGGGCTTGAAAGAAGCTAAAGACCTCGTAGACAACGCTCCAAAACCAATCAAAGAAAAAGTAAGCAAAGAAGAAGCCGATGCTACCAAAGCAAAATTGGAAGAAGCAGGCGCAGCTGTAGAAGTGAAGTAA
- the rplJ gene encoding 50S ribosomal protein L10 translates to MANAKVIQAKQEAVDVVTSKLQNSVSTVVADYRGLNVSQVTELRKQLREAGVDFQVLKNSLVRRATAASDLTELDAVLTGPTAVAFSETDAVVAAKILNDFAKKNDALKLKGGVVEGKVIDADQLKALAELPSRDGLLSMLLSVLQAPVRNFALAVKAVAEKEEQSA, encoded by the coding sequence ATGGCAAATGCAAAAGTAATCCAAGCTAAACAGGAAGCGGTTGATGTTGTAACAAGCAAACTGCAGAACAGTGTTTCCACTGTTGTTGCGGACTACCGTGGATTGAACGTTTCGCAAGTGACCGAACTGCGTAAGCAGCTTCGTGAAGCTGGCGTTGATTTTCAAGTCCTGAAGAACTCTTTGGTGCGTCGTGCAACTGCGGCGTCTGATTTGACTGAGTTGGACGCAGTTCTGACTGGTCCTACAGCAGTAGCATTCAGTGAAACTGATGCGGTAGTAGCAGCCAAGATTTTGAACGACTTCGCTAAGAAGAACGACGCTCTGAAACTGAAGGGTGGCGTTGTAGAAGGTAAAGTTATCGACGCTGACCAACTGAAAGCACTGGCTGAGCTTCCATCCCGCGATGGTTTGCTGTCCATGCTGCTTAGCGTGCTTCAAGCTCCAGTGCGCAACTTCGCGCTTGCAGTTAAAGCAGTCGCTGAGAAAGAAGAACAAAGCGCGTAA
- the rplA gene encoding 50S ribosomal protein L1 has product MAKHGKKYMESAKLIDSEATYEPSEAVELVKKAATAKFDETVEAAVRLGVDPRKQDQAVRGVVVLPHGTGKTQRVLVFAKGEKAKEAEAAGADFVGDQDMINKIQQGWFEFDVCVATPDMMSEVGKLGRLLGGKGLMPNPKAGTVTFDVTKAVQEIKAGKIEYRLDKAGQIHAPIGKVSFNAEQLNENLKSLIDALNRAKPAAAKGVYLKNIAISSTMGPSARVNTTSYR; this is encoded by the coding sequence ATGGCTAAACATGGTAAGAAATACATGGAATCTGCTAAGCTGATCGACAGCGAAGCAACTTACGAGCCTTCAGAAGCTGTAGAGCTTGTGAAAAAGGCGGCAACTGCCAAATTCGACGAAACCGTTGAAGCAGCAGTTCGTCTGGGTGTAGACCCGCGTAAACAAGATCAAGCTGTTCGTGGTGTTGTTGTCCTGCCTCACGGCACAGGCAAAACACAACGCGTGCTTGTATTTGCAAAAGGTGAAAAAGCGAAAGAGGCAGAAGCTGCTGGCGCGGATTTTGTAGGCGATCAGGATATGATCAACAAGATCCAACAGGGCTGGTTTGAATTTGATGTCTGCGTAGCTACACCTGATATGATGAGTGAAGTTGGTAAACTGGGTCGTCTGCTCGGTGGTAAAGGCCTCATGCCTAACCCTAAAGCTGGCACAGTTACTTTCGACGTTACCAAGGCTGTGCAAGAAATCAAAGCCGGTAAGATCGAATACCGTCTTGATAAAGCCGGTCAAATTCACGCGCCTATCGGCAAAGTGTCCTTTAATGCTGAACAATTGAACGAAAACCTTAAATCCCTCATCGACGCTCTGAACCGTGCGAAACCGGCTGCTGCTAAAGGTGTTTACCTGAAGAACATTGCTATTTCGTCTACTATGGGACCGAGTGCTCGTGTAAATACAACTTCTTACAGATAA